A window of the Rhinoraja longicauda isolate Sanriku21f chromosome 20, sRhiLon1.1, whole genome shotgun sequence genome harbors these coding sequences:
- the fezf1 gene encoding fez family zinc finger protein 1: protein MPVSSIPSTSITGGKEERPLSVKRAHSCPTAQTNMDNTYSHRYRAAEKILAATSTARESLHTSDAMVNTSKPLAFSIERIMARTPEPKYVPYPNLLHGAVAKGEPKHVFHLNSTVPCMIPLLSLAYDSSAKGGLAEHRKNHLETSSYDCGHLVNCGLPSKAEMATLSPPLDHYRLIRPRVVNQSSFHAMGALCYLNYIDGPCPPPTAAAAAAVFNVHPMASYLLGSPLGVLADKNKLGLPSADRYPTAFKDLSPSQLQHCVKENAHFLSEKLSLQHSSKLSSSPPNSRPKVFTCEVCGKVFNAHYNLTRHMPVHTGARPFVCKVCGKGFRQASTLCRHKIIHTQEKPHKCNQCGKAFNRSSTLNTHTRIHAGYKPFVCEFCGKGFHQKGNYKNHKLTHSGEKQFKCSICNKAFHQIYNLTFHMHTHNDKKPFTCSTCGKGFCRNFDLKKHVRKLHDNAAGSRPSTADYPLDEQPRK from the exons ATGCCAGTGTCTTCGATCCCGTCCACATCCATCACTGGGGGAAAGGAGGAACGTCCGCTCAGCGTGAAAAGAGCGCACAGCTGCCCGACAGCACAAACCAACATGGACAACACTTATTCCCACCGCTACCGAGCAGCTGAGAAGATACTGGCGGCCACTTCTACTGCGAGAGAGAGCCTGCATACCAGCGACGCGATGGTCAACACGTCcaaaccattggctttctccattgAGCGAATTATGGCCCGGACTCCAGAGCCAAAGTACGTCCCTTACCCAAACCTGCTGCATGGAGCGGTGGCCAAAGGCGAGCCCAAGCACGTGTTCCACCTCAACTCTACGGTGCCCTGCATGATCCCACTCTTGTCCTTGGCTTACGACAGCAGCGCGAAGGGCGGCCTTGCCGAGCACCGCAAAAACCACCTGGAGACCTCTTCCTACGACTGCGGTCACCTGGTCAACTGCGGCCTGCCCTCCAAAGCGGAGATGGCCACCCTCTCGCCGCCCCTGGACCACTACCGGCTCATCCGTCCACGGGTGGTCAACCAGTCGTCCTTCCACGCCATGGGAGCTCTGTGCTACCTGAACTACATCGACGGGCCGTGCCCGCCAcccaccgccgccgccgccgccgccgtttTCAACGTGCACCCTATGGCGTCCTACCTGCTCGGCTCCCCCCTCGGCGTCCTCGCCGACAAGAACAAACTGGGGCTGCCCTCTGCCGACAGGTACCCCACGGCTTTCAAAGACCTCTCGCCCTCCCAGCTCCAGCACTGCGTGAAGGAGAACGCGCACTTTCTGTCGGAAAAACTGAGCCTCCAGCACTCTTCCAAACTCAGCAGCAGCCCCCCGAACAGCCGGCCCAAAGTCTTCACCTGCGAGGTTTGTGGAAAG GTTTTCAACGCACATTATAATTTAACCCGTCACATGCCGGTCCACACGGGAGCCAGGCCGTTCGTTTGCAAAGTCTGTGGCAAAGGTTTTCGCCAAGCCAGCACCCTGTGTCGCCACAAGATCATTCACACCCAG GAGAAACCGCACAAGTGTAACCAGTGCGGTAAAGCGTTCAACAGGAGTTCCACGCTCAACACACACACCAGAATCCACGCCGGCTATAAGCCCTTTGTCTGCGAGTTCTGCGGAAAAGGATTTCACCAAAAAG GTAACTACAAGAACCACAAGCTGACCCACAGCGGGGAGAAGCAGTTCAAATGTAGCATCTGCAATAAGGCTTTCCACCAGATCTATAATCTGACCttccacatgcacactcacaacgACAAGAAACCCTTCACCTGTTCTACCTGCGGCAAAGGTTTCTGTCGGAACTTTGACCTGAAAAAACACGTCAGGAAACTACACGACAACGCCGCGGGATCTCGCCCGTCAACCGCAGACTATCCTCTCGACGAACAGCCTCGGAAATAA